From the Myripristis murdjan chromosome 14, fMyrMur1.1, whole genome shotgun sequence genome, one window contains:
- the neu3.1 gene encoding sialidase-3: protein MGNTPSKSGNGEEPAKTTLFKQDPTGITYRIPALIYLRHNHTFLAFAEKRSSPCDSDAKILVMRRGALEDDGSIQWSSSQELATASLPNHRTMNPCPVYEKNSKTLFLFFICVLSNIPEHRQIITGRNKARLCYVTSSDDGQTWSQVRDLTDSVIGKTIQRWATFAVGPGHGIQLESGRLIIPAYAYYIPFKCFSFPIPFTVHPRALSVYSDDFGQTWQIGVMLQRKSCECEMAEIIDHEGRSHLYCNARNTGRYRWEALSENSGVYFDKPRMAPELVEQRCCGCQGSVIGFPAPEFVPNDEAEGKGAGGTSLLSPDTQTWLLFTHPTNRSSRKDLGVYLNRSPLHSSGWDPPRIIHSGPSGYSDLAYNQDKEQFSCLMECGKESELEQIAFVSFTLSDVMQTAKKK from the exons ATGGGGAATACACCGTCGAAAAGTGGGAATGGAGAGGAACCGGCCAAAACAACTTTGTTTAAGCAAGACCCAACTGGGATAACATACAGAATTCCTGCTCTGATTTATCTGAGGCACAATCACACATTCCTGGCCTTTGCAGAGAAAAGGTCCTCTCCGTGTGACAGTGATGCCAAAATTCTTGTCATGAGAAGAGGAGCTCTTGAAGATGATGGATCCATACAG tggtcGTCCTCTCAGGAGCTGGCAACAGCGTCTCTACCGAACCACCGCACGATGAACCCCTGCCCCGTCTATGAGAAGAACAGCAAAAccctgttcctgttttttatttgtgtccTCAGCAACATCCCAGAGCATCGTCAGATCATCACAGGGCGCAACAAGGCCCGACTGTGCTACGTGACCAGCAGCGATGACGGTCAAACATGGAGTCAGGTGAGGGACTTGACAGATAGTGTGATTGGCAAAACCATCCAGAGGTGGGCCACATTCGCCGTCGGGCCCGGCCACGGCATTCAGCTGGAGAGCGGAAGATTGATCATCCCGGCTTACGCTTACTACATCCCATTTAAATGCTTTTCCTTCCCCATTCCGTTCACGGTGCACCCGCGTGCGCTCTCAGTTTACAGCGATGACTTTGGCCAGACGTGGCAAATAGGCGTGATGCTTCAGAGAAAGTCATGTGAGTGTGAAATGGCAGAGATCATAGACCACGAGGGCAGGAGTCATCTCTACTGCAACGCTCGTAACACCGGCCGGTATAGGTGGGAGGCTCTGAGTGAAAATAGCGGCGTTTACTTTGACAAACCCCGCATGGCTCCGGAGCTTGTTGAGCAGCGTTGTTGTGGCTGTCAGGGTAGTGTAATTGGCTTCCCAGCTCCTGAATTTGTACCAAACGATGAAGCTGAAGGCAAAGGTGCAGGCGGCACATCGTTGCTGTCCCCCGATACGCAAACCTGGCTGCTCTTCACACACCCAACCAACAGGAGCAGTAGAAAGGACTTGGGAGTTTATCTGAACCGCTCCCCCCTGCACTCGTCAGGGTGGGACCCCCCCAGGATCATCCACAGCGGACCCAGCGGCTACTCAGACCTTGCTTACAATCAGGACAAGGAGCAGTTTTCATGCCTGATGGAGTGTGGGAAGGAAAGCGAACTTGAACAGATAGCGTTTGTGTCCTTCACCCTCAGTGATGTCATGCAGACGGccaaaaagaaatag